The Phalacrocorax carbo chromosome 28, bPhaCar2.1, whole genome shotgun sequence genome segment CCTCCTATACTGCCCCTACACCACCCCTAGACCCCTATAGACCCATATActgccccacacagcccctACAGACCCCTATACCGCCCCTACAGACCCCTACAGACCCATACAGCCCCTCCAGACCCCTATAGACCCCTTCAGACCCCTATACTGACCCATACAGCCCCTACAGATCCCTATACTGCCCCTACAGACCCCTACACCGCTCCATACAGCCCCTATACACCCCATACAGCCCTATGCAGCCCCTACAGAACCCCATACACCCCTATAGACTCCTATACCGACCCATACAGCCCGATACAGCCTCTCCTGATACCCATGCACCTCGATACAGCCCCATACAGCTCCTGTACACCCCCGTACAGCACCTCTGGACCCCTATACAGCGTGTATACAGCCCTATGCAGCTCTGGGGCAACTACGGCCACCTTATGCATACCTATAGAGCCCTGCACAGGCCTTACAGAGAGAGACGTGCCTATACAGCCCTCTGCAGGCCGTATACAGCCCCAAACCGCCCTATATGGCCCCTGTAGATGCCTGTGCAGCCCCGTACAAACCTCCACAGCGTGTACGGGTCACCTATATGCCAATGCACACCCCTGCATGGCCCCTGTAGACCCCCATATGGCCCCATTAGATTCCCATACAGCCCTCTGTGGCTGCTGCAGACCCCCTACACAGCCCCGTGCAGCCCCTGTGGACCCCCATACGGCCCCTTTAGATTCCCATATGACCCCATTCAGCCCTCTGTGGCTGCTGCAGACCCCCTATGCAGCCCCTATAGAAGCCCTCTGCACTCCCTATATGGCCCCCATCAGCCCTCTGCGCACCCCCCAGCCCTTCGATGGCCCTATAGGGCCCCAAACGGccctgcacccccccaccccttgtCGGGGGACCCCCCCTCACTCACCAGCAGgttgggggggggctgtgctCCACCCCCCGCGGCTGGGGGCACCCAatggatggggctgggggggcaggggcacCCCAgagtgggggtggtggggaccCCAACAGATGACACAGCTCCAGTGTAGTACAAAACACCTttattggggtggggggtgggtgtgcaGCACCCAGGGGTGTTGGGGCAGCACCCCAGGCTGGGGGGGTAGCACCCACGGGTGGGGCGGACAGGGACCCCAAGAGATGAGGCAGCTCCAGCGTAGTACAAAACACCTttattggggtgggggggcagtgggcagcagcggggcagcacccatgggtggtggggcagcaccccaggctgggggggggggtcagctCCCACGGGTTGAAGGGgagcagcacccatgggtgggggggcagcacccGGGGGTGTCAGGGCAGGACCCCAGGCTGGGTGGGCAGCACCCACAGGTGGGGGTCgggggcagcacccatgggtgccgcTCTCACTTCCTGCCCTTCTGCTTCATGTGCAGCACGAAGTAGTCGTTGCAGGCGATGGTGAGCCCGGCCACCAGGGAGAAGAAGCCCTGGAAGCCCACCTTGCCGTCCCGGCACTGGTCCAGGTCCTTCATGATCTTGTCCAGGGCCATGGGGTCCCGCTggttctggggggggggggcagcggcggcgtcagggccccccaccccggcatCGGGGCTGTGCCCGCCCGGCTGCCGGCCTCCCCACGCCCTCGGGGGGTCTCGGCCTGGCAGAGTGCTGTAGGGGCTGATCCCGGGGGTCTACCGGGGGCTGATCCTGGGGGGGCAATCCCAGGGGGTCTATGGGGGCTGATCCCGGGGGGGGCGATCCCAGGGGGCTGATCCCAGGGGGGCTATGGGGCTGATCCCAGGGGCTGATCCCAGGGGGGCTATGAGGTCTGATCCTGGGGGGCTGATCCCAGGGAGGCTATGGGGTCTGATCCTGGGGGGCTGATCCCAGGGGGGCTATGGGGTCTGATCCTGGGGGGCTGATCCTAGGGGGTCTATGGGGGCCGATCCTGGGGGGCTGATCCCAGGGGGCCTATGGGGGCTGATCCTGCCAGCTGATCCCAGGGGGCTATGGGGTGTGGTCAAGGGGGAGCTATAGGGGCTGATCCTGGGGGGCTGATCCTGGAGGGCTATGGGGGCTGATCCCCAGGGGGGCTATGGGGTCTGccgccccccccagtgcccgATCCTGTCCCCCACCTCCAGGAAGCCGGGGAACTCCTTCTCCATGAGCACCCGCAGGTCCTCCTTGCCGAGGTGGTTCTTGTCCCCCGCGTACTTGTGGAAGGTGAACATGAGGGTCTCCATGGCGTGCTCCATCTGGGATGGCATGGctgggccgggggctgcggggggggggggacagctCAGCCGTggcccccgagcccccccgggCTGAGGCTGGTGCCACTCATCACGCCTGTGAGCGGTTTTCCAGCCGCTGGGAATGActcagctctgggctgcagccgcagggtggggctggggggggacacacgtcCTGCGGGTgtgtcctgtgtcccccccccacccgctaCGGGGCACCCTGGGGAACCCCAGTGAGTCAGGGGGGGCGTTGCGCAAAGCCCCTGGTCCCCTCCCTGGGCGGGGCGtgccctgcctcagtttccccgtGTCAgaggggtcacggggggggcagccccacagcagcccccccCCAAGGGGtgattcccccctccccatcatTTTAGGAAGGGATACCTGGGCCTGGCAGAGATGTGGGGGTGATGGCAGTGTGGGGACACGCCTGCCCCATGGCACGGccgctccccccccgcccatgccaggaccccccccccgcaccccgatgttcccccccggggctgccggaGGGTTGGGGACAGGGTTGGGGACACGAAGCCACCCCCCAGCGCGGGCGCCCGCACCGAAAGAGGAACCAGCCCGGCCCGCGGCTTCGCCTCCGAACACttgggggggaccccggggggaGCCAGGGCCGGGCCCTCCCGCACAGCGCCGGGACaccccccagccagccctgcccccccccggcagGATGGGGCTCCCCCGCAGTTGCGGGGGCTTCTCCTGGTGGGGGATGTGCCCCACGTGCCCATTTTCGGGGTCCCCCTCCAAAGCGGGGTGTGAGGTTGGGTCCTCCTTTAAGGGATGGGGGGCAATGCCCGTGGAACCCtccggggggggtgggagggcaggaTGGGGTCCCCCTCTAGCAGTATGGGGCTCCCCACCCGTGGGGGGCCTGCCTGGGGGTCCCCCCGCTAAATGAGGGGTCCAGGGTCGGGCCTCCCCCGGAGCGCGGGGTGCGGGGTTGGAGCCCCCACCCGAGGACCCCCCAacggcggggggggcggcccccCGTCCGATACTCACGGTgtggcgcggcgcggcgcggagcgggcagtggcggggcgcggcgccgcCCGGGATAGGcacggcgggggcgggccgggggggcgccggggggggggagccggTGACTCacccgctccccgcccggccACGCTCCGCCTCACGCCCTGCCGGccgcccgctgcccccccccggccgccccccgcccctcccccggcTGCACCCCCGGGATCCCACtcccggggtccccccccgggctgcccctcctgccccccggCCTCTCtgcccccccgggccccgcccgaACATCCCCGCCCCTCCGTCCCGCCGGGACACTCCCGGGACACCCCCGCCCCTCTGCCCCCCCGGGACACCCACGGGCTGTCCCCCGgacaccccccgcacccccgggacccctccGGGCTGCAACCTCGGACCCCCCATGctgcccccctgcaccccccattctgcccccagaccccctcacCCCTctctccgccccccccccccccctccggacactgccccccctcccccgagGGGTCCCTCCgtcacccccctccccgcggggGCGCCACCCCGGCGCGTGCCGCCTAATTACGACTAATTGGGCGCCGAGGCGTGGGACCCCGCGGGGCAGCACCCTCCGCGCGTGGCAGGGCGCCCGGCCGCGCGCCGCCCCCGCAGCGCCCCAGGGCGCCGCCGGCACCCGTCTCCTCCGCGGGATCCGCGTCCcgggtgggtgggggtcccccgtgtgtgtgtgtgacccccccccagcccccctccccaaaaaggTGCAGAGGCGGGAGGGGGGCAGAGCCGGGATGAGCCCCGTGGGTGCACCCCCACGCGTGGGTGCCGGCCCTGCCCGCCTGGCACCATCTGCCGGAGACGGGGAGAAGGGCGAGCCCGGCCCCGAGGGGCCTCTTCCCGGTTGGGGACCCCCCTTTGTCCACGCCCTTTAGTccccccttgtccccagggcacccccgCAGCCAACCCCACCCCAAGGGCCTCCCCTTCCTCACAGCCCCCCTAATCCCCGGggcaccacccccccacccccgcctcAAGGACCCTCCTCAGTCCCCGGGAACACCCCAAGCGACCCCCCCCAACCcaagagacacacacacacccgccCCACAACGCCGGCGCCCCCACTTCTTGTCTCTCTGCCCTCAGTCAAGATGGCGGCTCCCCCTCGTGCCCCCAATAGGCTTGAAGCCGCGCCCTGCCGACCCCGCCTGCCCTCTCCCAAGATGGCGGCCGCGCCCCCACGTGCCCTAAGGGCGTGGCGGCCTTGCCACCTTGCCCTCTCCCAACATGGCGGCCGCCCGCCAACGCTCCCGGAGGGCGCCGAAGCCGGCGGCGGGTGACCCGGATGTGCCCGCCCTCCTGCCCTTATTAAAGAGGGCGCCGCGCTCCCCGGCCTTCCCAATGGGGAGTGAAGGCGGAGAGGTGAGCGTGGCCCGGATGTGGGCGGGGCGGCGTTCCCGGATGTTGCGTCGCGCCGGCCGCCTGCgagcggggagcggagcggagcgagCCAACATGGCGGCGCCGAGGCTGGGGCGGCCCTGAGGGAGGCCGGCccggagggagggaggccgCGGCACCCTCAGCCCAGGCAGCCCCGCGGCGCCAGCGGGGCCCGCGCAGCCGAGCGGCGGCCGAGCCGGCGGGCATGGCGGGGGAGGCCTAAGGGAGGCCTCGGCGGTCCCTGCGGGTGAGGGACGGGCCCTTCCCGGGCCCAGCAGCCTCCCGCCCCGCCTTGGCGCGGCCCGGTACCGGGCAGGGGCAGCGCAGGAGAGGCCTCGGGCGCCCGGGGATGGGGGCCTAGGGGCGGCCGCAGCGCCGTGGCCGCGGGGCCGAGCCGTTCCCCCGGGCAGTCTGCGGAGCCCCCGCCTCGGGCCGGCGGTCCctcgccgccccccgcgccctgCCCTTCCCGGGGCTCTCCGCGGGCGGCCTTCCCACCGAGAGGCTTTGCAGAGGCGGGTgagcccccgccgcggcggcaTGCCCCGGTGACGGGGAGGGCAGAACCGAGCGGGGCCTCGGGGCGAGCGGCGGCGAAGCCTGGGCCGCTGCAGATAACCCCGCTTTGGGGATTTAGCGTTGCGTTTTGGGAGCGTTAAGCTTCTGGGAGACTAGAGGgatttttgtggggttttttttccttctttttttcactatttAAGACAAGTGTAGGGCAGCGCGGCCGTAGAGGCTGGGACAGAGCAGCCGAGCGCCCCGGTGGTGGGCCTGGCTTTCCAAGCAGGCTCTTTCCTGGGGGGTAAGCTAGTcccagggagctggcagggagaAGACGAGTACTCTAATTGtgaggaaagaggaaggagaaggtatgggctgaattttaaaagaataaccCAGTTCAGATGACCTTCTCTTGGCTTTTTTGTTAAGGTTTATCACTTAACCCGATCCAGTTTCTGGAGGAGTCGCTATACTAAGAAAGCGAGTTGAGGTTTAAGGTGTTCCGAGCACCCTGCCCATCGCCTAGGTTTGTGCGGGCGGCGTTCAGCCCTGCTGGTAAGAAGGGAACAGGGGAGTTAGTTCTTCAGGAAtagtgtctttaaaaaaagaaatggcctAGAGAGCACAGGGTGAGTTCCGgagtttccttttcctcctcccatgTCAATAAATTATTAAgtagaggggggaaaaaaagaaggtttttttgGGGAAATTTGGGTTGCTCCTGGCAAGTCGACCAGCTTTAACACTGACCGCCGATACCCGACTCTGGAAGTTTGGCTTCCCTGCTACAAGAGCCATACGTGAAACTCTCTGTAGGAGCTTCCGTGGTTTTGTTGGGAGGCTTGTTTTAAAAGTCAAGGAGAAAAGGGGATAGAAGACTTCTTAAAACACTTGTGTGGCCGCTGCTCGAATCGTGGATATAAGCAGGACCAGAAGAGCTCCTCGCTAAGGTGGGTGTTgctatatgtatttttttatcctCCCTCATGTACTAACGATTCGCCCATCCCTCCTCTCCCGTAAGGAGCCAGTCGCCTGGGCCTTGCGCTGTCGGGATGGATAGGGAGAGGCTCCTCCTCCGTGCTTGGAGCCTGGCCTTGCCGAGATTTATATCTCCGGCCCGATGGGCGCCTGCCTGTGTTAATAACCCTGCGGTTGGCCTAATTGTCCTGGCTCGGCAGAGTTCGGGAGGCTCGGCTGCAGGTGAATCCTGATCAGGTGTCTTTTTGCTGATGGAAAGGGTGAGATTGGTAAAGCCGGCTGCGCCAGTGCCTCCCTGACAAGCCGCTGGGTGTGATCCAGGGCTCTGGAGGGGACCCGGCGGCGTGGCCCGGCTGACGTCGGCGGCGTGGCGCGGCCCCTACCCGCGCTCCCGTTTCCATGGCTCGAGCGTCGCATGCGGTTACGCGCCGGCGTAGAGGAGGCTCGGGGAGAGCGGCCTCGGCGCTGCTGCGAGTTTCCAAGCTTTGGGATTTTATTTAGGGTATTCCTCTTCTCCCTGTCGGCGTGCGGCGGCTCGGGTGCCGTTcctggctgctggtggtggtgctCCTTCTCGGCACCCCAGTAGTAACTGGAGCGGGGTGTTCCTGGGGGTCCCTTTGCCAGGGGTGGCCATTAGTGGTGTGTACATCAAGGCCACGGTTGCCTCTCGGTGGCAGAAATTAGACTGGGGGGTTAATTGAGGTGGTGGGAATTAGACAGGGTGATGAATGGAAGTGAAAAGCACTTTctgcacttaaaaataaaaatccccttTCCCCCAACTAAACCCTGCACCCAAAACCCCCCCCAATCCTACCCTGAAACCACTGCTAGCACGACTGTGTTTGGGTCTGGCTCGTTCCCGTGGGGTTACGAATACTTTGCCCGGTGACGCAGCGTGGCTGAACgcttcctcctcccccggccTTCCCTGCCGTGGCGTGTCCAGGGATGGCCGCGCACGCTCCTCTTCTCCCGGTGAAATCAAGTGTGTTttgctgggctggggccagTGGGTTTCCTGTAATTACTGGTGGGTTTAGGGGTGTTTTTTCCCGCCCTATGGGTGTTACCGTGCTGGCTCAGACCCGCTGACCCACATACAAAGTGCTATAGAGGGAaggtcaaaaaaaccccaaaaccccagccCCTGCAAAGGGGATAATTATGGATTAATCTTATTTCTTCTCAGGTCCCTTTGATTGCTTCACCCTCTGCACAGCAGGAACCGTTTATATCCCCACTCTTGTCATTAATCCCTCTTGTCCTGTAGCGAGTTTGTCAGCTGAGGTTACCTGTCCCGCGGGTGTGATGCCTTGGGACGACGAGTGTGCTGGGACGGGTGTCGGAGCGGCCGCGCCACGGTCACCGCGGGCAGCGTCCCATCCCTCTGCCGGCCCGGGAATCGGGAAGACTTGCCGACCGTGCGGCCGGGTGCTCGGTCCCACAAACAAGCAGCAGCCGAGCGGCCTTGGCGAGCGGCTCCCGGGCTCGTGGCGCACCCGgcgcagccccaggctcctgggagagctgcaggcGGAGGTTTGAGGTTGGGATGGCTGTCCCGATGGATGGGATCCATGCCCTCTGCTTGCCGTGAGCGTGCGGTGAGCCGCGGGGCGGCCGAGCTCCCTCCcgaagaggagaggggaagaaacgCGTGTTTGGCGTGACGGCGACCGCAGGAGCTGtcgggagcagagctggggtgagCCGGGCGGCCGGAACGACTCCAGACTAATTGCCTTTTGCAAAGGCAGTTTCAAGCTGAAGGCGTCcgaaggggagaggaggaaaccTCCTGGTTAAGTGCTGCTGGGGCGGCAAAACCAAAGCGTTTggctgtttgtttctgtttgcgTTTCCTTCTCTTTGGTAATGGAGTGCATTGGGAAAGTCGGTGTTTGGGTTCTGGCTCTGCCTCGGGCTTCGCGCGGCTGCCGAGGCTCCGCGGTGCCGTTCATCCGGCTCTGCCGCGGCCGGTCCTCGCCAAGTCGAGCAGGATCGGGTCTGGTCTGCAGCGAAATGCGACTAGGTGTCTCCCTCGCATCTTTTTGCAGCGCGCCAGAGGGAGGAGGCTGGCATCGGGCTGCTCTGGAAAATTCACCTCAAAGCCAAATTTCAACTTGAAGTTAGTATTTGTGACTTCCGTGCCCGTCCGGGCAGGAACGTGCTGTCAGGAGGTGGGTTTTTGTGATGGTTACCTGAACTTCAGTGTCAAAAATCCCCAGCATCCGCGTGGATTAAGTCAGATGTTTGAGTAAGGCTCGGACTGATTAACTGTGGAGCTTTGCAGGCACCAAAagcttgtttttcctgttcGCCTTCAATTATTTTACTGGTCCTGGAGCACTGCGGAAGGTGTCCTGAGGAAAGTCCCCTCCTGAGCGGGTGTGATGTGCTGCTCGTTTGTGCCGAGGGTGGGCAGGGGTCTCGTCGTTTCTGCCCTGGTACGGGAGAGCCACGGCACGATCGGCTAGCCGGGGCACAGGCAGCTCCCGTCTTCAGCTGGGAGATCGTTCCTGCTCCATGTGCTCACAATGGGGCCATTCcttgaggaaaataaaaggattttggcgatttttaaaatgtatgtgcGCAGCAAAGCACGCCAGCCTTCCGATCCTGTGGGTTTGGGACGGGAGGAGAGCCAAAGGCGAGGGGAAATGGGGATCTCTTCCAACTAGCGGCTGCTGGAATCCCCTggttgaaaataaatttaacagctttttgtggttttgggtggtGCAGCTATAAGGAACTGCCCCCCGGGACTCAGtacttcccccctccctgtcccgtcccccccccatccctcccccccaGATTTCTTTCTGATGAATCTCTTGTTGTGTTCAAGCAGCTCAATGTCaaattgccctttttttttttttttttttgcctccctggaagaaaaatgcaatgtaatTCCAGGGTGGTTGGTACTCAGTAATCAAAAGATAGCGTCTGCCTAATTTCTGCCTTGGGTTTATGCAATTCAGTGCCTGGCAAACCTGACTGCAGAAAAGTGAGCCATTTTAGATGAAATGCTATAAAAAGAGGGTTCCAGAGAGCAGCTGCTGGCGCTCGTGGCCCGGGTTTGGGTGgttcctcccagttttgtggtGTGGGGCGTGTGGAACGGGCACTGCTTTGGGGACAGAGGTCTGGTttctggggctgccctgggagaTGTTGTGGTGTAAATATCCAGGCAATTAGCTGATAAGTGGGAGTGTGGCTTTATGTGCAGTTTTTTATCTCGGCGCTGCTTACAGGGCACTGGGAAGAAAGCGGAGACCTTGCCCTGCACCTCCCGTGcttgtttcttctgtgtttgtgcAGAATATTTATAGCTCCCGCTGCAAAGCCCCGACCAGAGCGTGCGTGCAACACCTACAAACCGGGCGCCGGGGTGGGAGCGGAAGGAGAGCTGTGGGTGCGAGCTGAGCCACCGGGCTGTCCAACGAGCGGCGCGGGGGTTCATTTACCGGCAGACAGCGGTGCCACAGCACCAAAACCGGTCTGGATGCAGCCGGGGAGCCCTGGGCACTTCACCGTCAGCTGGAGACGTGGCTTTCGGCAAACTCTTTGGTGGCTCTTGGTGTTTTATCCACTCGTGACAGCGACTGTCAAGACTAAGGGTTGTTTGcgttaaattttgttttttagaCTTCTAGTCTGTGTTCTCACAGTTACCGTGTGCTGCCTGTCAATATTCTGCGACGAcgcagctgcagctcctggtaAAGGCCTCTCTAAAACTTGGCTTTCACAGGGTTTACAAGACCAGAGAAATGCATTCCCCCTCCTGGGATGTGCCGGGCTGCAGCCCAGCGCTCTGACTTCTCCATGGAGCTGATGTGGCTCAGTCCCCGGgacaggaggagctgctggagaggaaCTGGGGTGcattattctgatttttctcccctttctcctgCATGGAGATGGCTGCGGGCTGTTTGTACCAAGAAATATCTTTGCTAGAAGCTGTATTTAATGACCTTTCTACTTGGGGGGAACCTATACGGTATGCAGTGCCATCTCCTCCCCAGCTGGAGTAGTCAGAGCTGTGCCAGACTGATTCCAGAGCAGCAGTCACTCAACACGTTTTTAATTTAAGTTATTTGCATTTTACAATAGGAATTTAAAACCCCGCTGGTGTTAGATGGGTGGCCGCCGGAGTGGAGACGGGCCTTGTCGAGGACTCCCCGCTCCTCTGCTTGCCTGGGGCCAGAGCGTGAGTCACGGGCTGTGCCGGGAATAGACGGGAGATTCCTGCCGGTGTCCCGTGTTTACGCCGCCGCCACCTCACTGTTTTGGGAACTGTAACCAAGCGAAGCCgctcggcggcggcgccggCTGGGCTTGGGTGAGCTCTcggaggggagagggagccGTGGCCCGGGCCCACACGGAGCAGAGACCCACGACTTTGGGGCTGGACCCTCTCAGGAAAACCACAGGGGTGGTATGAGGCTGCGCTCTCGGCCTTTGTGTGGCTTCTGCTCTGGCGTCCCGCGATGGAGGACGGCTCCTGACCCAGTTACCCTAAAACGACGGCCCTCGTTAGTTTATATCTGTGATACAACAACGGCGTGACTCCCCTGTGTGGCACGCTTGCCGGCACACCGAGGGTGTGCCCCTTTTGCCACCGGTGCTGCCGCCCGTCCTGAGCCTGAGACCCAGCTGCCGGCGCTTAAATGCGCTTTGGGGGTCCGCAgccccctccaggcagctctggggGTGCCCCAGCCTGCACCCAGCAAACCGTGCTGTGCCGAGTGCCCCGAGCGACTGGCGTTGCCGAAGGGCTCGTCACCAGTTCCCAGCGTGTCTCGCAGGTGACTCGTGCAGTGGCACGGTGCCGTCCCCCGGCGTGGGACACCCGAGTGTCGCCCACGTGGCTGTGACAGCACTCGATTCCCAAAGGAGGCCAGGCAAGGGCCACCATTCCTGCGGGCCCCTCCTTGTTTCAGCGGGGTGCGTGACTCCCTGCGGCTCTCTGTGAAGAAACTAAGCTGTCGGTGCCGCTGAAAGAGCCGGGTGACAGCAGAGCGATGAGGAActtccccggggggggggccgtAAGCAGGCGAGAAACCTGCTGAGACGAGGAGGGTGAGCCCCGAGTCGGCCCCCGAAGCCAGTCTGACGAGGCTCGCTCTCCTCTGGCTTTGAAGCCGAACAGGTCGGGGCCTGCCGGGCGGCTGATTTGCCTTTCCCTTGATGTTTCGGCACAATACCGGTGGCTGTGCCGAATGGCTCCGTGCGGTTAGTGCCCGCtggtgcggcggcggcgggtttAGCTGGGGCTGCCGAGCCGCCCGCTCGGCTTTGCCGGGGGATGTAGGGATTCGTTTTGCTGGGGTAGAGGACATCAGCCCTCGCCTGGGTTGTGGTCTGGAGCCCTGCCACTGGGTGCCGTGGCTTGTGGGTGCTTCTGCCAGACCGTGTTTGGGTTCATAAGGTAACGTGGCAGAGGCCTGTCGGTGCCGGCAGAGCCCGGTGCCGTTGGTCTGGTACCCGGCCCTCGATTTCTGGTGTCAGACGCTCCAGCAGAGGAGCGGGTGAGTCGCTGCCGAGCGTGGAGATGTGCTGGAGGGGTGCAGAGTGGGGTTTCCAATCAAGTATTGATTAAAGCCTGTTGGCCCCCTTTGTCTTGTAGGATTGCAGTGCTAAAGCAGCCCCCAGCTCGGTGCGTGCCGGCAGCAGCGCGAGATGGCCGCCTTCAAACGGAGCCGAGCGCAAGCCTGGCCGGAGGAACAGGGCGACCGGGAGCACGGGCTCTACAGCTTGCACCGCATGTTCGACATCGTGGGCACCCACCTGACCCACCGGGACGTGCGGGTGCTCTCCTTCCTCTTCGTGGACGTGATTGACGATTACGAGAGGGGAATGATACGCAGCGGCCGGGACTTCTTGCTGGCGCTGGAGCGGCAGGGCCGCTGCGACGAGACCAACTTCCGACAGGTGCTGCAGTTGCTGCGGATCATCACTCGCCACGACCTGCTGCCGTACGTCACCCTCAAGAGGCGACGGGCCGGTAAGTGACGCCGCTGGCGGCCTGGCCCGCTCCCTAACGAAGCTTGCTTCGTTATTCAGCCGTCTCCTGCTTCGCCGCTGACGCCCTGGAGGCACGGTGGTTAAAGGAACCCAGGGCTTGGAAGGACAAACGGCTGCCGGGGCAGCAGGGAAATGCAGGCAGAGAAGGCAAAGGAGTGTTTTATAGGGTTTTAGCAAGCGCCCACACACAGTTTTGCGGGGTTAAAGCCTTGTTTCGTTTCTGGCAAGCACCGAGGTCTCCTTtagcagcagggagctgggattcccgctcccagctctcccagctccgTGCCTCCGactcccagctctcccagctcccaCTGCTTGTCTCTAGTTTTTAGGGAAACGCTCCTTCTGGCCCGAAGTCCCGCCTGGGGTGAGGTGCTGTGGGCAGCCCCAGGGCCGTGCCGGGGAGCGAGAAGGAGCCGGGAGGGTTGGGGAAGCTCGTGGCTGCTGTGCTCAACGTGCCGTTGGCTTTGGGGGAAACCCGCTCGTCCTCTCGGGGCCGAGGCAAGTTTGGGAAGGCGACCGATGTCCTCCCGAGCTGGTGCTGTCGGTCCCGCAGTGTGCAGTACGCAGAGAGGCCGGAGTGAGGAACCCACGTCCAAATTCAggtatttggttttttccacCCATTTTCCAGTGGGGTGCCCCAAACCCTCCTCGTTCGGTCACCCCTTTTCCCCTTGCTTGCTTCTGGCTT includes the following:
- the S100A10 gene encoding protein S100-A10 translates to MPSQMEHAMETLMFTFHKYAGDKNHLGKEDLRVLMEKEFPGFLENQRDPMALDKIMKDLDQCRDGKVGFQGFFSLVAGLTIACNDYFVLHMKQKGRK